A genomic region of Raphanus sativus cultivar WK10039 chromosome 6, ASM80110v3, whole genome shotgun sequence contains the following coding sequences:
- the LOC108812666 gene encoding ruBisCO large subunit-binding protein subunit alpha, chloroplastic, which translates to MATANALTSASVLCSPRQGKLSGGSQQKGQRVSYRKANRRFSVRANVKEIAFDQSSRAALQAGIDKLADAVGLTLGPRGRNVVLDEFGSPKVVNDGVTIARAIELPDAMENAGAALIREVASKTNDSAGDGTTTASVLAREIIKHGLLSVTSGANPVSLKRGIDKTVQGLIEELEKRARPVKGGSDIRAVATISAGNDELVGAMIADAIDKVGPDGVLSIESSSSFETTVEVEEGMEIDRGYISPQFVTNPEKLLVEFENARVLITDQKITAIKDIIPILEKTTQLRAPLLIIAEDVTGEALATLVVNKLRGVLNVVAVKAPGFGERRKAMLQDIAILTGAEYQALDMGLLVENTTIDQLGIARKVTISKDSTTLIADAASKDELQARISQLKKELFETDSVYDSEKLAERIAKLSGGVAVIKVGAATETELEDRKLRIEDAKNATFAAIEEGIVPGGGATLVHLSTVIPAIKETFEDADERLGADIVQKALVAPAALIAQNAGIEGEVVVEKIMFSEWELGYNAMTDTYENLLEAGVIDPAKVTRCALQNAASVAGMVLTTQAIVVDKPKPKAAAAAAPEGLMV; encoded by the exons atggcgaCTGCAAACGCTCTCACTTCCGCCTCTGTCCTCTGCTCCCCACGACAG GGAAAGCTGAGTGGTGGAAGTCAGCAGAAAGGTCAAAGAGTAAGCTACAGGAAAGCAAACAGACGTTTCAGCGTTAGAGCTAACGTCAAGGAGATTGCTTTCGACCAGAGCTCCAGAGCTGCTCTTCAAGCTGGTATCGACAAGCTTGCTGATGCTGTTGGTCTCACTCTTGGCCCTAGAg GGAGGAATGTTGTGTTGGATGAGTTTGGAAGTCCCAAGGTTGTGAACGATGGAGTCACCATTGCTAGGGCTATCGAGTTACCTGACGCCATGGAGAATGCTGGTGCTGCACTTATCCGTGAG GTTGCGAGTAAGACTAATGACTCCGCTGGTGATGGAACAACCACTGCCTCTGTCCTGGCTCGTGAAATCATCAAACACGGATTGTTGAGCGTCACTTCTGGCGCCAATCCCGTCTCCCTCAAGCGAGGAATCGACAAGACTGTTCAAGGTTTGATCGAAGAGCTCGAGAAGAGAGCTAGACCCGTCAAAGGCGGTAGCGACATCAGAGCCGTGGCTACAATCTCAGCTGGAAACGACGAGCTTGTGGGAGCGATGATCGCTGACGCCATCGACAAAGTTGGACCTGACGGTGTTCTGTCCATCGAGTCTTCGTCCTCTTTCGAGACCACCGTCGAAGTCGAAGAAGGGATGGAGATTGACAGAGGCTACATCTCGCCTCAGTTCGTTACAAACCCCGAGAAGCTGCTGGTTGAGTTCGAGAACGCGAGAGTGTTGATCACTGATCAGAAGATCACTGCCATCAAAGACATCATCCCAATCTTGGAGAAGACCACTCAGCTTCGTGCTCCGCTGCTGATCATCGCAGAGGATGTTACAGGGGAGGCCTTAGCAACTCTCGTTGTTAACAAACTCCGCGGTGTTCTCAACGTTGTTGCCGTGAAAGCTCCAGGGTTTGGAGAAAGGAGGAAAGCTATGCTTCAAGATATCGCAATCTTGACAGGAGCTGAGTACCAAGCCCTTGACATGGGCCTGCTGGTGGAAAACACAACCATAGATCAGTTGGGTATTGCACGTAAAGTGACCATAAGCAAAGACTCGACTACGCTGATCGCAGATGCGGCTTCCAAGGACGAGTTGCAAGCTCGTATCTCCCAGCTGAAGAAGGAACTGTTCGAGACTGACTCTGTGTACGACTCGGAGAAGCTCGCTGAGAGAATAGCCAAACTCTCTGGTGGTGTTGCCGTCATTAAAGTCGGAGCAGCGACTGAAACCGAGCTGGAGGACCGTAAGCTTCGTATCGAGGACGCGAAGAACGCTACCTTTGCTGCTATCGAGGAAGGGATAGTCCCCGGTGGTGGTGCGACTCTGGTGCATCTCTCCACTGTTATCCCTGCCATTAAGGAGACGTTTGAGGACGCTGATGAACGTCTTGGAGCTGATATAGTACAGAAG GCATTGGTGGCACCAGCAGCACTTATTGCGCAGAACGCTGGGATTGAAGGAGAAGTTGTGGTGGAGAAGATTATGTTCAGTGAATGGGAGCTAGGGTACAACGCCATGACTGATACCTATGAGAatctgttggaagctggagtgATTGATCCGGCTAAAGTGACCAGATGTGCGCTTCAGAACGCTGCTTCGGTTGCAGGGATGGTGCTGACCACTCAGGCTATCGTTGTTGATAAGCCTAAACCTaaggctgctgctgctgctgcaccTGAGGGCCTCATGGTGTAA
- the LOC108839303 gene encoding SNF1-related protein kinase regulatory subunit beta-3, with protein MNNSHPGDDHEDTTVAGFEVPVSPVSSYNNVYSATEDETRDPPAVPPHLQHSLLGHTGSTELPCAPQSVVLNHLYIENRDPPRSVVALGFSHRFRSKYVTVVIYKPVQRRGNANV; from the exons ATGAACAACTCACATCCTGGTGATGATCAT GAGGACACAACGGTTGCCGGATTTGAAGTACCTGTATCGCCGGTTTCAAGTTACAACAATGTGTATTCCGCAACCGAAGACGAGACAAGAGACCCTCCAGCTGTACCCCCACATCTTCAACACTCTCTGTTAGGCCATACAGGCAGCACGGAATTGCCTTGTGCACCACAGAGTGTCGTCCTCAACCATCTCTATATCGAAAACCGTGACCCACCAAGATCCGTCGTAGCGCTTGGTTTCTCGCATCGGTTCAGGTCTAAGTATGTCACTGTTGTGATATACAAGCCGGTCCAAAGAAGAGGAAACGCCAAcgtttaa
- the LOC108813628 gene encoding ABC transporter G family member 3, whose protein sequence is MEEIQSQSDLYRSSSSCASSPTSRVPSSHFFYVRKPGSLRQPISFEDSPEWDDTDVRMEYEAGGGGGGGDSINDATATPISPSLSKINSGSMASPPPVPEGGGGGGGGNVVRKIAGASIAWRDLTVTMTGKRRYSDKVVKSSNGYAFPGTMTVIMGPAKSGKSTLLRALAGRLPPSAKMYGEVFVNGSKSHMPYGSYGYVERETELIGSLTVREFLYYSALLQLPGFLCQKRGVVEDAIQAMSLSDYANKLIGGHCYMKGLRSGERRRVSIARELVMRPHILFIDEPLYHLDSVSALLMMVTLKKLASMGCTLVFTIYQSSTEVFGLFDRICLLSNGNTLFFGETLACLQHFSNAGFPCPIMQSPSDHFLRAINTDFDRIIAMCKNWQDDNGDFSAVNMDTAVAIRTLEATYKSSEDAASVETMIFKLTEREGTQLKSKGKAGAATRVAVLTWRSLLVMSREWKYYWLRLILYMILTLCIGTLYSGLGHSLSSVATRVSAVFVFVSFASLLGIAGIPSLLKEIKIYGSEASNQHSGAFVFLLGQFLGSIPFLFLMSISSSLVFYFMVGLRDDFSLLMYFVLNFFMCLLVNEGLMLFIACIWRDVYWSTLTLISLHVIMMLAAGHFRIRNALPKPIWTYPLAYISFHTYSIEGLLENEYLGEVFAVGEVRSISGYEAIRGNYQISPDTSSKWRNMLVLLAMAFGYRLIVYVLLRFGLNKNVSARLLLCHRKDNSSR, encoded by the exons ATGGAGGAGATACAGTCTCAATCAGATCTCTACCGTTCATCATCTTCCTGTGCAAGTAGTCCCACAAGCAGAGTCCCATCAAGTCACTTCTTCTACGTAAGGAAACCTGGTTCTCTCAGACAACCTATATCCTTCGAAGACTCTCCTGAATGGGATGATACTGATGTGAGAATGGAGTATGaagctggtggtggtggtggtggtggagattcTATCAACGACGCCACAGCAACTCCCATTTCGCCTTCTTTATCGAAAATCAACAGCGGCTCAATGGCTTCTCCTCCTCCTGTGCctgaaggaggaggaggtggtggtggggGAAATGTCGTTAGAAAAATCGCAGGTGCTTCTATTGCTTGGAGAGATTTGACTGTTACAATGACAGGGAAGAGAAGATACTCTGATAAAGTGGTGAAGAGTTCGAATGGTTATGCGTTTCCCGGGACTATGACTGTCATCATGGGTCCTGCCAAGTCAGGGAAGTCTACTCTCTTGAGGGCACTTGCAGGAAGGCTGCCTCCTTCAGCCAAAATGTATGGTGAAGTGTTTGTGAATGGGTCAAAGTCACATATGCCTTACGGATCTTAC GGGTATGTTGAGAGGGAGACGGAACTGATTGGATCGCTTACGGTACGTGAGTTTCTGTACTACTCAGCGCTGCTCCAGCTTCCAGGTTTCCTCTGCCAGAAAAGAGGCGTCGTGGAAGATGCGATTCAGGCCATGTCTCTGAGTGATTACGCCAACAAGTTGATCGGTGGTCACTGTTACATGAAGGGTCTCCGAAGTGGCGAAAGAAGACGTGTCTCTATTGCTCGCGAGCTCGTGATGCGACCTCATATCTTGTTCATCGACGAGCCTCTTTATCATCTCGACAGTGTTTCGGCACTGCTTATGATGGTGACGCTTAAAAAGCTCGCGAGTATGGGATGCACACTTGTGTTCACCATCTATCAGAGCAGCACCGaagtgtttggtttgtttgatAGAATCTGTCTCTTATCAAATGGAAACACTCTCTTCTTTGGAGAGACGCTTGCTTGCTTACAG CACTTTTCAAATGCTGGATTCCCATGCCCTATAATGCAAAGTCCATCAGATCATTTCTTGAGGGCTATAAACACAGATTTCGATAGGATTATTGCAATGTGCAAAAACTGGCAG GACGATAACGGTGACTTTTCAGCAGTGAATATGGATACTGCTGTGGCTATTCGCACTCTTGAGGCGACTTATAAATCATCTGAAGATGCTGCTTCGGTTGAGACTATGATCTTCAAACTTACGGAAAgg GAAGGCACACAGCTTAAATCCAAGGGAAAAGCTGGTGCTGCTACACGTGTTGCAGTGCTGACTTGGAGATCGCTTTTGGTTATGTCTAGGGAATGGAAATACTATTGGCTCCGACTTATCCTCTACATGATTCTTACACTCTGTATTGGCACTTTGTATTCTGGCTTGGGACACTCTTTGTCTTCTGTTGCA acAAGAGTTTCTGCAGTGTTCGTTTTTGTCTCCTTTGCCTCACTTTTGGGGATTGCTGGAATACCTTCGCTTTTGAAAGAGATCAAG atttatgGAAGTGAAGCATCGAACCAGCATTCGGGTGCTTTCGTCTTCCTACTAGGGCAGTTCCTGGGAAGCATACCCTTCTTGTTTCTCATGTCCATTTCCTCAAGTCTTGTCTTCTACTTCATGGTCGGACTGAGAGACGATTTCAGCTTGTTGATGTACTTTGTCCTCAACTTCTTCATGTGCCTACTGGTCAATGAAGGGTTGATGCTCTTCATCGCTTGCATTTGGCGTGATGTTTACTGGAGCACTTTGACTCTCATCTCTCTACAC GTGATCATGATGCTCGCTGCAGGTCACTTCAGGATCCGTAACGCTTTGCCAAAACCCATCTGGACTTACCCGTTGGCTTACATCTCATTCCACACTTACTCCATTGAG GGTCTTTTGGAGAACGAGTACCTAGGGGAAGTGTTTGCGGTTGGAGAAGTGAGGAGTATATCGGGTTACGAAGCAATTCGAGGAAACTACCAGATATCTCCAGACACGAGCTCCAAATGGAGGAACATGCTTGTCTTGTTGGCTATGGCTTTTGGCTACCGtcttattgtttatgttttgttaCGTTTTGGTCTTAACAAGAATGTGTCTGCTCGTTTGCTGCTTTGTCATAGAAAGGATAACAGTTCTAGGTAG
- the LOC108808643 gene encoding putative F-box/LRR-repeat protein At3g28410: MADSGERNRSQRKLKQETSSTGDSGDFISSMPDEILHHIISFNPTKLAVKTSVLSKRWRHVWCETPCLSFGVEATVRGINQTLISYRALKLLSFFLANAYYVTSREINSWIEFAMSRSVHKLHVSFHNYTCPDFFFLSSSLEKLYVRSALIPRCTTVSWKSLRNLKLSSCNVESSDNILSGCPILETLELIYCLGLPQRLDLSKSLSLRRLEIKWSFKSSYPVEILAPHIHYLKLTMYEEPCTLVDVSSVTEASLEICISYNFFSVADFVQIMVLKMLEKLQNVERLTFGRTLLQMLSLAELRGLTFPMLKVHTLIVETMVVRTAIPPGITRLLQNSPVLKKLIAQATCSGSIKDQDLDNYLSQRGLNPDKCWRSEYIQNAASKLFASFMELVLRNSKTLETMVVQFRSRYTHPLALECFAQLLQMPPTLPHNNNVSIVLNPNNYSLIASVSLI; the protein is encoded by the exons ATGGCGGATAGCGGAGAAAGAAACCGTAGCCAAAGAAAACTGAAACAAGAGACTTCATCAACAGGGGACAGTGGAGACTTCATCAGCTCTATGCCAGATGAGATACTCCACCATATTATCTCATTTAATCCTACCAAACTCGCAGTTAAAACTTCCGTGTTGTCCAAACGATGGAGGCATGTATGGTGCGAGACACCTTGTCTTTCCTTTGGCGTGGAAGCTACGGTTCGAGGGATAAACCAAACCCTAATATCCTACAGGGCTCTGAAActcttaagtttttttcttGCTAACGCCTATTATGTCACTTCACGCGAGATTAATAGCTGGATCGAGTTCGCAATGTCTCGCAGCGTGCATAAACTGCATGTGTCCTTCCATAATTATACTTGTCCAGATTTCTTCTTTCTTAGTTCCTCCTTGGAGAAACTCTACGTTAGATCTGCTTTGATTCCCAGATGCACAACAGTGTCTTGGAAATCCCTAAGAAACTTGAAACTGAGTTCATGCAATGTTGAATCCAGTGATAATATTCTCTCTGGCTGTCCAATTCTTGAAACCTTGGAATTGATTTACTGTCTTGGTTTACCTCAGCGTCTTGATCTGAGTAAATCACTGAGCCTGAGGAGATTGGAGATTAAGTGGAGTTTCAAAAGTTCATATCCAGTTGAGATTTTAGCGCCGCATATCCATTATTTGAAATTGACAATGTATGAGGAACCATGTACTTTAGTTGATGTCTCCTCTGTGACCGAAGCTAGCCTTGAAATTTGCATCAGCTATAATTTTTTCTCGGTGGCTGATTTTGTTCAAATCATGGTGCTAAAGATGCTAGAAAAGTTGCAAAACGTAGAGAGGCTTACTTTTGGGAGAACCCTTCTTCAG ATGCTATCTCTCGCCGAGCTCCGTGGTCTTACTTTCCCAATGCTTAAGGTCCACACTTTGATTGTTGAAACAATGGTTGTTCGAACTGCTATTCCCCCCGGTATAACAAGGTTACTACAAAATTCACCTGTACTGAAGAAGCTAATAGCACAAGCAACGTGCAGCGGCTCCATAAAA GATCAAGATCTTGACAACTATTTGAGTCAACGAGGTTTGAATCCCGATAAATGCTGGAGATCAGAATATATTCAGAATGCAGCATCCAAACTCTTCGCTTCCTTCATGGAATTGGTACTGAGAAACTCAAAGACACTAGAGACGATGGTTGTACAATTTCGATCTCGATATACTCATCCCCTTGCTTTAGAATGTTTCGCACAACTGCTTCAGATGCCTCCAACACTTCCTCACAACAATAATGTATCTATTGTGCTCAACCCAAATAATTACTCATTAATTGCATCAGTGTCTTTGATTTGA